The genomic DNA GCCCGCCCGGCGCCACCCCGCAGTGGGAATGGGCCGGACGGGCGGGTGTCAGGGTGAATCGCTGAAGTGCATCGGCCCCCAGTAGAACGCGGGGCAGTGTCCGGCCCGAGTGACGGTGTCGGTCAGTCCGGGGTCCTCCGCGAAGGGCACGACGATGCCATCCCGCGACGAACGGCAGCCGATGGCCCAGCTGCCGTCAGGGCGTCGCTCGGCATCGAAGCTGCGGTGGTCGTGGGTATGCAGTCTGCCGGCCAGCGGTTCACTGCCGGGCAGCAGCTGGAGCTTGGAAAAGCCGGTCAGGCCAGCCTCATCGGCCGATTCCAGCACTGCCAAGCGGACGCTGGACGCGGCCGGGTCCGCCTGCTGCCTCTGGATGTCGTACCAGGTGGTGCCGGCGGCGACGCCGAGCGCCACCGCCAGCACGGCGAACAGGCTGGCAAACACCCAACGCCCATCCGGCCCCCACCTCATAAAGCAGAAGGCCATGGCCGCCAGGCCAAGAGTCAGGACGGCGTAGACGTTCATGGTTGTGATGCGGTCGGCCAGGTCGAGCCATATGGTACTCACGCAGGACTCCCTTCCGGGGAACAATTGAAGCGACTTGACATTTATTTTTATACAATATTTCACGCGAAAATACAATGGCGCCCATGCAAAAACCCGCCCTTCCCTCTCCAAACTGCGGAGGGGAAGGGCGGGCGTACTACCAGGGCCACCATCCAGAGGCCTGCTGGGGCAGCGGCGGGTTGACCGTGCCAGGCGCCGGACAGGTGCCGATGTTCAGCGGCACCAGCGTCAGGGGATCGGCCTGGGTGAGGTTGACCTGTCGGCCGTCGCTGGTGGTGCAGGACACCTCCCAGGGGCCGCCCGGCTTGCGGACGGCCTGCACGGTCATGCCAGGGAAGCCGCCTTCACTGTCGACCTCGACGACGGCCCGTTGCGGGTCGCTGTCCAGGTCGACCAGCATGTCGACAATCTTGGTGTGGAAGATGTCGTGCGTGGCCTCCGTCAGCTCGGTGCGGGCGCGATCGTTGTCGGCGCCGACCGAGCTGATGACCTCCACGATACGCCAGCCCACGAAGCCCAGGCAGACCAGTCCCACCACCAGACAGACGATGAAGGCGGGGAGCTGCGAGTACTTCTTGGTGAGCCTTGACCCGAGCCAGACGCTGATGAACAGGCCGAGCATGCCCAGAACGAGCAGGGGGATGTACCACGAGTCGAACACGATGCGCTGCACTGCGCTGCCTCCTTGAAGGGCGGGGTGGATGTCGAACGACTGTAGGTATAATACAATAAAAATAATAAAAAGCAAGAGAAAGAATAATTATGGTGGGGCCAGCTGGACTTGAACCAGCGACCAATCGGTTATGAGCCGACTGCTCTAACCACTGAGCTATGGCCCCATGCCTGAGTCTTGCCGGGCGTACCAGAACATTGTAATTTAACAGCGGTGTGCATACAATAGGAGGGGATAAGTACCTCTGTACGACATACGAAAAAACTAACACCATGCACGCCTCACTCACCGACCACATCAAAAAGCGCCTGAGCCTCAGCGGCCTGATCGGGCTGGTTCTGATCGCCCTGGTGGGCATGCTGGTAGCCGGCGCCGTCCAGGCTATCCAGGACAACTTCCGCGAGCAGATCCGGCTGGACAGCATGGCGCAGGAGGTGGCGCTGCTGGAGTTGGAGGTGGAGACGCAGCGGTTTGAAAATCTCTATTATAAGACCGATGAGTACCTGGACCTGCAGGCCCGGGAACTGCTGAACAAGGGGTCGCCTGGGGAGACACTGATCATCCTGCCGGACAATGGCATAGAAGATACGGCCCACGACGACGACCTTAGCGTGGAGACCCCCACCAGTGCCGAGCCGCCGCTCAAGGATCGCAGCAACGTGGAGCAGTGGCTGTACTTCCTCTTTGGCAACAAGAATAAATAGCGGTGCTGCGGGGTGCGCCTCGGCAGGTTTTGACTGCGGCGAAAAGATATGCTACTTTAATAGTAGATAGAGCGTGCAGGTTCGCTAAGAATCTTGCATGACTCGCCATATATCGCGGGGTGGAGCAGTCTGGTCAGCTCGCGTGGCTCATAACCACGAGGTCGTAAGTTCAAATCTTACCCCCGCTACCAAGAAAAGTGCCTGACGGTTTGTCGGGCTTTTTTCTACTTAAGAATTTGGTCGGTCGAAGAAAAGAGAACGGCACCACTGGATGTGGTGCCGGTTGAAGCGTACGCGCCTGCGAGCATCGGAGCGGCAGGAGCGCTCGGACGCCGCTGTCACACGTGGCCGGCGATGAGCCGCTCGGTCAAGAAGGCGACATTGTCCAGGTCATACAACGGCATCAGCCAGTTGTCCCCGGGCCTGGCATCCTCTCTAACCCACAGGTGCGGTAGATGCGACTTGCCCGGTACTGGCTGCATACTCGACGAGTGGCACTCGTAACCCTCTCCTGTGGTGGTAACGAGTGCGCCGGGGCTACTCTCTTCGTCGTTGGACCATGCTGCTGCGATCAACCATCCGTGTAAGGGAAGTGTTCTGAAATCGCCGCGGTGAACGTAAGTCGTGGTCCTGCGGAAGATGCCTCTGGTCTCAGGTGTCGCTACGGCGTAGGCTAGCTGAAGGGGCTGTACGCCGTGGCGCCGCATGGCGGTTATAAACATCTGGGCGTTGGCGCGAGCCTTGCTTGCGCGCGCTGCAGCTTCACGATCGGACTGAACCATCTCGGCATGCCGGGCCAGTTCCAGATTCTGTCGTTTCTGCAGGCGACGGGTCAATTCGTCCACGAGATTCTCCAATAGTGCAGAGGGTACGTACATTACAACTGTAACATATTTTTAAATTATTACAATAGTCGTATGCTACAAATCGTGGAAGTAAACCTCGCTAAACAAATATTTGATTAAAGTATACAACTATATTTGTGGCATCCATAGAGATTAGAAGGCACAAATTACAGAGGTACAAAAGCAGAAATGCCCCGCATGGGCGGAGCATTCCTGCTGCACGCCTGGCGGGGCGGTATAGATGTTCAAGCGATAGTACGAGTGCAGGGTAGTGCCGTGCGGTCGTGCTCCTTGCTGGGGTGCGAGTGTCAGCTGGCGACGGCGAGGGTCTCGGAACCGCCATCGGTGGCCGCGGCGTCCACCTCCTGGCAGAACTCCGCGTGCAGCTCGTCGACGTTGATGGTGGAGTCGGCGGTGGCCAGCAGCTCGAGGAGCTCCCGGTTGTGCTGCTTGACGGTGGCTGGCGAGCCGAGGCCGTCGTGGGTCTCGGCCAGGATGCCGGCCAGGTCGCCGTCGAGCTCGGTGCAGTGGCGCTCGGCCAGTGCCAGCAGCTCGAGGGCGATGGTGGGGTAGGCCTCGGCGAATGAGGCGTAGGCACCGCGCAGGCCGGCCTTGGCGCGGCTGAGGTCGGCGGTGGCCTCGTCCAGTTCGGCATCGGCGTGGGCCTTGTGGGCGACGTCCAGGACGTCGGTATCGAGGGTCACGGTCATGTACATCACTCCGTAGGTCGGTTCGTTTAAAAAACAGCCGCCAGGCGTGCAGTGGTTCGCTTGAACAGATGAGCACGGGTGCTCAAGGCAAGAGTAAAATAAGATAGGCCGTTACGCAAGCATAAGCAAGATAAATGTGCTGTGAAATTTCGTACATTAATTGTTTTTTCATTAACTCGTATGAAAAGTTTCCTAATTATGTATACATCGAGTACAATATATCGTGCAAGGCTAGTTTGTAATTCGACATGTTCCAGTAGGCAACAGGCGGGACAAAGTTAGTAGGTCGACTGTATTTTAGAAAGATTTTTAGATAGGTAGATAGCAATAGTGAAACTTTTTGTAGGCAGCCTGCCTTTCTCTACGACTGACGACGAACTGCGCGAGCTCTTTAGCGCGCACGGTACCGTTGACTCAGCTCGCGTCATGACTGACCGCGAGACCAACCGCTCACGCGGTTTTGGCTTCGTAGAAATGGGCAACGATGATGAAGCCAAGAAAGCCATCGAAGCACTGAACAACAGTGATATCGGCGGCCGCAACATCGTCGTCAACGAAGCTCGTCCCCGCGAAGACCGCCCACGCCGTGATTTTAACGGTGGCGGCGGTTACGACCGCAATGGCGGTGGTAACGGTGGCAGCTTCCGTCAGCGTAGCTGGTAATTCGGTAACGAATCACCGGTACGATAAGAGCACGCTTCAGTGATGGGGCGTGCTTTTGTTTGGGTAATGACTGCGATTAAGCTATCATTTCCTGACCGCTTCGGCTGGTGCTTCAAGCACATGGCGGTATCGATAAGTCTTAAAGTTGTAATAAAGCGATCAACTGTCAGCATTGACAAAACTATTACAATTTGGTATAATTATAGTAATAGGAGTCTTTATGTCACGAGCCCATCTCAAAACTGCCTTTAATCTGTCTGATGCAGCCAAGTACCGCATAGGAGCATTGCTCGCCTTTCTTGCAATCGTTATTATCGCTACCGCCGATGTCTCTGGCATAGCCCCATCTTCGTCTGTAGAGTCACAGCAAGCCACCGCCCAGCCAGCCAAGAGCGGCAAAGGTATTACTCCAGCAAAAGCAGATGAACCGCACAAAGCTGATGCTCTGAATGTCCAAGCAGAAGGCGAATCGACCGCACAGCGAGGTGCGAAGCCAATAGCTGGCAATGCGGCACCCGCACCCGCTGCCGCTAACAACCAGGCCATACCGAGCATCGTCTTCAGCCCCTCGAGCGCACCTGTCCCCAAAGGCGGCACAGGCGGCGTCGTGACGGTAAGCCTCTCCGACGGCAAGGCTGCCAACTTTGGCGATTCCCTCTACTGCGGAGGTGTCTTGGGCACTGCCATCGGTCAGACGGCAACCAGCAAGTCCTACCGTTTCAAAGCCGAGCGGCATGCGAGCGTCGGTAGCTGTACCGTGCCGATGGTTGTCAGTGCGTCAGTGCAGGGCAAAAAGATGCTGCTCCGTGGCAGCATGACCGTCATCGTGACGCCTCCTGCTGACTTCGCAGTCCGCAATACCTCGCCACAGGCGGCACGGCTCAACTCGGGCAGTGTCCGTTTCACCTTCGACATAGAACTTATCAACGGCCATAACGGCGGCCTGGTCAAGACGCTGACCGACGCAGGCCCCGGTGCGCAGTGGCGCATGCTTTCCGTGACAGAAGGCGAGCTGATAGTAACGCGTGATGCGGCAACTATGCCGGCGGGCATATACGACTACCGCATTATGGTCTCTGATAACTCGGCTGAGTTTGATGACTATAATGGTTCGCGTAACAAGTATGTGACGTTCAGGGTTGAAGCTATCGACTGACCTCTTGTAGATAGATAAGATAAAGGTATATGTTAGTACGTCCAATCCCTCGTGAAGAACTTAGCGAAGCGCAGCTGGCCCGTGGCTCTGAAGCATGCGACATGCTTGATCCCGATGAGCTCTACATCGTCACGGGTATCAGAGTGGATGTCGGGGTAATCGATTGGTTTCCTACGTCCAAACAGCGTATCGGTTGGTCTGCGCCGTTTCGCAAACCCAGGCTGCCCAGCAGAGAATCTTCCGCCTTTTTCTGCTGCGGAATGGCCAATGACACGACTGACCAAATGGTATACGTAGCCGATACGTTCACGGTCGTTGATGGCAGGGTGCCAAGTTCGTGGGTGACTGACGTGGTTCATACTGAAGGCGGAACCAATATGATCACGAGCGCTCCGGTATGGGTTGACGACCTTCGCACCGAGGGTATTACGTGGTTCGAACAGTTCTATGATGGGGAGGTAGACCCTGGCTCCATGCGTGAGTGTATCGCCGAGTCTATACTTATGCATAAGCAGCAGATTTTGGAGCACATGAAGACCCATGATGATTGCGCCTTTGCCTGGTCTGATGAAGTACGGGACATACTAAAAGCACCTGACGTTCAAAGTTACTTGGAGGCAGTAAAACTGTCTAAGGAAGAACAAGCCAAGATTCCTCCCGAAGATCATATCAGTATCATCGGAAGGTTTACGGGTGACAATGGGCTTGGCACGAAGGCTGAGCGGCAAGCCGCCTGCGACCTGGCGGAGGAACTCAAGCGACATATGCCCGAGGGAGCATACGTCGACGACCTTTTGTTTACCGAGGAAGAAGTAATATTGGGTTTACGAGGCCCATCGGCTGATGATATCTGGACATCAGTCAAAGATGTAGTGAAAGATTCTGTGGCCGTAAAAAGCGGAAAAGATTTCAAGGCAGTCGTATGGTACGGCTTGGATAACGATACGGATGTGAAAGTTTTGGACCCGGATCTTCAAATACGGTAGCGGGTTAGTTAAGTATATAACCCGAGGCTAGGCTATTTTTATTCTTTAAGGTATTGCTACTTTTTTGCCGACAGATTACCCACTCTTTACCGTGCCGCTTGCTAGATACTTAAACCTTATTTAATCAATCTTGTAGCAGCTGGCCGCCCATGTATGATTAAGGTAACGGCTTAACAGAAAAGGGTGGGGCATGCGAAGCAATCTTTTGCGGCGTTTGGTATCAAGGCGGGAAAAATCGGCGAACTATGGTCTGCCGTCAGTAAAACGGACAAAGCACAAACTGGTGAAACGAACAGTCCTGCTGGCTATGGCGGGGCTGCTTGTGTTTACGGCGGCAGAGCCGAATAGTCTATTAGCGCTGGATGTCTTGAATCTCTTCGACAAGAAGGACTCGGGCGTCATTGATACTAGTGGTGTGGCTGCCATGGAGCAGGTTGAAGCTAAGCAGCAGCCAGCAACAGACTCGGATGTCTCTGGTGGCGACCTGGGCGGCATCCTCGACGCCACCCCGGCTGCACTCGACCCTACCCAAGAGCCTGAGGGCGGTGAACTTACTAGTGAGCGCACGGCCTTCAGCACGACCTACGACAATGGTGATGGCACAAGGCGTCTCGTCGTCTCTGAAGAGCAAAAGAACTTCATTGACCCGACCGACAAGAAGTTCAAGCCGATTGATGATAAGGCGCTCGGTGATACTGCCTACGCCTCAAAGAAGCCGATTGAACCCGTTACGGGCATTGTCGGCAAGGACACCCCCAAGCTGACCGACCCGCAGGCCTACAAGATCAAAGCCGGTAATACGGCAATCCATTTCCGTCCCTTCGCCGATGGCACTGAAGTAAAGATTGGCGGCAAGACACTTACCCTGAAGCCTGTCGGCGCCAAGAACGTCAAGCCATTCGCCCGCACGGACCGCAATGGCGTGCAGCTCGTCACATATAAGAACGCCTGGCCTGGCGTGGATGTTGAGTATGAGACGCGCGGCGAATCACTCAAAGAAAATATCATCATCCACAAGGAAAACTTAACCAACAATTTTAAATTCACGGTCGAAGGCGCTAGCCTGCTGCCACATCCTAGCGTTGAGGGCGCGTTTGCCATCGAGGGCCTCGACCCTGCGCACTTCATGTTCTCGCCACTGAGCATGTTGGTGAATAAGAAGGGTATCACGAGCGAAAAAGCGGTCTCGCAGTCGTTTAATAACGGTACGTTGACTGTGCAGATGGATCAGGCGTGGTACGCCGCTCGGCAGGCTGAAGACTTTCCACTTGTCATTGACCCGAGCGTTACTACCAATATCGTCAACAACTTCAATGATTACTGGTCGGTAAAGAGCGATGGCTACGTCTGTGGCTCGACCACCTGCTTTCCAAATGTCGGCCAAATCGATGACAACGGCTGGAAGAGCTGGCGCT from Candidatus Saccharibacteria bacterium includes the following:
- a CDS encoding RNA-binding protein; the encoded protein is MKLFVGSLPFSTTDDELRELFSAHGTVDSARVMTDRETNRSRGFGFVEMGNDDEAKKAIEALNNSDIGGRNIVVNEARPREDRPRRDFNGGGGYDRNGGGNGGSFRQRSW